Proteins from a single region of Trichoderma asperellum chromosome 3, complete sequence:
- a CDS encoding uncharacterized protein (EggNog:ENOG41): MARPQTSPILAQLRNAKTCPEQSTALQALKNEIIGHHQKKETWVSLGVLEPVIKTLTSARPAAKSNTAKDARPQASSRRSLSDEDDVRLQALQIITSFAKGGPPFLPSVHASRALPAILACTSPNANPPQIVVAALKAVSGIADAAALAPPTSDFDTLALADAVFTSSYHLESLCLILASTSSSRLQQTQVELVASLISRICREERHQQALVQSGVLDMLASRLASFAVSQGHVVPGAEAQAYSDGLYEAFPKEAPHGTQIGPVLAAVAAILGESKYRATRLINSPAILAVFPSIAVETSGLSGAKIQSPTVMDYLLPQVPPPSSNSRSPPQSHHHSSVNTPDRSEARTPSQTPGLRLVSPAALESGLDNSSDEVESPFIPWLIIQARSLSGYGRLMAVTILTALFKAGLGRKGWREASLGMLIVPILLELITKNDKDEAESQSSFDETQHLILEKAPATLARLITDSELLQKAAYDCGAIKTLTKLLRRAYRSVPILEAAKYWSPQPDTDMDVEGPSASSQLGQLGQDPLLSHRVRLRESTLKAIGAVASGKEDYRKALVEEDFIPYVMESLTEYPKRPKQIKDRLKDKPSGEPEPQPNVSSAYGANPLSVIVAACHVIRMLSRSISILRTTLVDHSVAMPVFKFLKHPNVNVQVAATAAICNLVLEASPVRELLAENGVMKILCEHAHSDNPALRLNALWALKHLVIAVSSDLKRSCLEQLGPDWLVQLICDDGQDAVSYNTQPSQPSGDDVDVDVDVDVDEDMDASPSDEQVRWMFAANGNPQKLDASRSTKLRQAEDKLASLRENELNSLRRSRNDEVAVQEQGLELIRNLLGLGVGPSAESPYDMTEMIDYLFTTIGQDRLFDLLSSKLRAKVLHPFSRRAPTPGQETRLIHPHAKIIIPVIYILVHIAASTHQHRQLVARQTDLLKLLYQQIGNRDKEVRVAVCHFVINLTGHDDESDVQDWSMRINELKKLGFHTRMEFLKHNDRDLDVRERAKAAVYQLDKAIEF, encoded by the exons ATGGCGCGACCCCAGACCTCCCCGATCCTAGCTCAGCTGCGAAACGCCAAAACGTGCCCCGAGCAGTCGACAGCTCTACAAGCTCTGAAGAATGAGATCATTGGGCATCaccagaagaaggagacATGGGTCAGTCTGGGGGTGCTAGAGCCCGTTATTAAGACCTTGACCTCGGCTCGCCCTGCGGCCAAGTCGAATACCGCCAAAGATGCTAGACCACAGGCATCGAGCCGCCGGTCCCTAtcagacgaagacgacgtaAGGCTGCAAGCCTTGCAGATCATCACAAGCTTCGCCAAGG GTGGCCCTCCCTTCCTACCGTCCGTCCACGCCTCccgagctcttccagccatccTCGCATGCACATCTCCCAACGCCAACCCGCCGCAAATCGTCGTTGCCGCTCTCAAGGCCGTTAGTGGCAttgcagatgcagctgctcTGGCGCCCCCGACATCAGATTTCGATACTCTAGCTCTTGCCGACGCAGTATTTACATCGTCGTATCATCTCGAATCTCTATGTCTCATACTTGCTTCTACGTCATCCAGCCGCCTCCAGCAGACCCAGGTTGAGCTTGTGGCCAGCTTGATATCCCGCATCTGCAGAGAGGAACGGCATCAGCAGGCCCTGGTCCAGTCTGGTGTTTTGGATATGCTCGCGTCGCGCTTGGCCAGCTTCGCCGTCAGCCAGGGCCATGTTGTTCCAGGAGCCGAAGCGCAAGCTTACAGCGATGGGTTGTATGAGGCCTTCCCTAAGGAAGCTCCTCATGGAACACAAATTGGTCCCGTGCTTGCGGCGGTAGCAGCCATTCTTGGAGAGTCAAAGTATAGAGCAACTCGCCTCATCAACTCTCCCGCCATCCTTGCCGTCTTCCCATCCATCGCCGTTGAAACCAGTGGCCTGAGCGGTGCCAAAATCCAGAGCCCAACAGTTATGGATTACTTACTGCCTCAAGTtcctcctccctcttctAACTCTCGCAGTCCACCCCAGTCTCATCACCATTCTTCCGTTAATACACCAGACCGCTCCGAAGCACGAACTCCGAGTCAGACGCCTGGCCTTAGACTTGTCTCCCCTGCTGCCTTGGAGTCGGGCTTGGACAACTCATCCGATGAAGTCGAGAGCCCTTTCATCCCCTGGCTGATTATACAGGCCAGATCATTGTCTGGCTATGGGAGACTCATGGCAGTCACTATTCTGACAGCGCTCTTCAAAGCTGGACTAGGGCGTaaaggatggagagaagcCAGCCTTGGCATGCTAATAGTGCCGATTCTCCTTGAGTTGATTACGAAAAATGACAAGGACGAGGCCGAGTCGCAGAGTAGCTTTGATGAAACACAGCACCTCATCTTGGAGAAAGCGCCGGCAACATTAGCCCGTCTCATCACTGACAGCGAACTGCTACAAAAAGCTGCTTACGACTGCGGTGCAATTAAGACCCTGACAAAACTTCTGAGGCGCGCTTATCGCTCTGTGCCTATCCTAGAGGCAGCAAAATACTGGTCTCCCCAGCCTGACACTGATATGGATGTTGAGGGTCCGTCTGCGTCTTCACAATTGGGACAGCTTGGCCAGGATCCGCTGCTCTCGCATCGTGTGAGGCTAAGAGAATCGACGCTCAAAGCCATCGGCGCCGTAGCCTCTGGAAAGGAAGATTACAGGAAAGCCctggttgaagaagactTTATTCCCTATGTAATGGAGTCTCTTACTGAGTACCCCAAGCGTCCTAAGCAAATCAAAGACCGGCTCAAGGATAAACCCAGCGGAGAGCCTGAACCACAGCCCAACGTTTCGTCAGCATACGGCGCTAATCCATTATCCGTCATTGTCGCGGCGTGCCATGTTATCAGGATGCTTTCGCGATCCATTAGTATACTGCGGACGACGTTGGTTGATCATTCGGTTGCCATGCCAGTCTTCAAATTTTTAAAACACCCAAACGTTAATGTCCAGGTTGCTGCCACAGCTGCTATCTGTAACCTAGTTCTGGAAGCTAGTCCAGTCCGCGAA CTACTGGCCGAAAATGGTGTTATGAAGATCCTTTGCGAACACGCCCACTCTGATAATCCTGCTCTGCGGCTTAATGCATTGTGGGCTCTGAAACACCTTGTCATTGCCGTTAGCTCCGATCTAAAGCGATCTTGCCTGGAGCAGCTTGGGCCTGATTGGTTGGTGCAACTTATTTGTGATGATGGTCAGGATGCTGTTTCATATAACACGCAACCTAGCCAGCCGTCGGGCGATGATGTGGATGTGGAcgtggatgtggatgtggacGAAGACATGGATGCCTCGCCATCTGACGAACAGGTGAGATGGATGTTTGCAGCAAACGGCAATCCGCAGAAGTTGGATGCTTCGAGATCAACCAAGCTGCGCCAAGCGGAAGACAAGCTCGCTAGCTTGCGTGAAAATGAACTTAACTCGTTAAGGAGATCCCGCAACGATGAAGTAGCTGTTCAGGAACAAGGTCTGGAGCTCATTAGAAACTTGTTAGGGCTCGGAGTCGGCCCTTCTGCGGAGTCACCTTATGATATGACAGAAATGATTGATTATTTGTTCACCACCATTGGGCAAGATCGGCTTTTTGACCTGTTATCCTCAAAACTACGAGCCAAGGTGCTCCATCCCTTCTCTCGACGAGCGCCAACACCGGGGCAGGAGACCAGACTCATCCACCCCCATGCAAAAATCATCATTCCAGTTATTTACATCTTGGTCCATATAGCAGCTAGTACACACCAGCATCGACAGTTGGTTGCTAGACAGACAGAtctgctgaagctgctctaCCAGCAGATCGGCAATCGAGATAAAGAGGTCCGCGTCGCCGTATGTCATTTCGTCATAAATCTTACGGGCCACGACGATGAGAGTGATGTGCAAGACTGGTCTATGAGGATCAATGAGTTGAAGAAGTTAGGATTCCATACCAGGATGGAGTTCCTCAAGCACAACGACAGAGATCTCGACGTGAGAGAACGCGCTAAGGCGGCAGTCTACCAGCTAGATAAGGCGATCGAATTTTAG